The Branchiostoma lanceolatum isolate klBraLanc5 chromosome 1, klBraLanc5.hap2, whole genome shotgun sequence genomic sequence AATACATAAAAGTAATTGCGATCAGGCAGTATCGCCTTACGGGGCTATTTCTGTACTATTATTTAAACTGTTCTTAAAAAGTGCAAAGTttggtttcatgttttttacataacataggtatatacagtattttgccAAGAGAATATAATATAAAAGTGTGGCGCTGGCCGTACGACGGTAGCATACACCATATACAATCAAATTCTCGTCTAGCTCTATATCTTTCTTTTCATAGCTCCTCCACCAAAGACAGAATTGCTTCCAGAACATTTTAACCTCTTtacaatacacaaaaatatgtacTATAGTATGTTTTTCCTTACAGTTATTACATCGGTCGGTTTTTactacatttgttttttttaaccagCTGTTTGTAGGTAGGAAATGGTGGATTATCTTGTActgaaaatattgtaaattgGTTTCTTTAGTGACAATAAAGGCGGTAGTATAAACTTTCTCGATGTTGTCTTTACCAATTGATTTCGTTTTCTCTAGTGGGTGGTATAACTTGTTTTTCTATAAGGGTATCGTAtatctgtttacatgttgttgtgAGGGGATGGATTCTCTCCgtgtattcaatgatatttttAGAGGCGCACTTTTTCCCATTGTTTTTAATATTATCTTTCCAATTTTTTGGTATTGCCGCTTTTATAGAATTGAAATTCATTATTTGTCTTGAATCCATGGTCAAACCATATAAATTGTGTAGGTCTTTGTTTGTAAGAAAAGATCCATCCTCGTACAACAAATCGTTCAGATAGATTATTCCGGCATCTATCCAGATTTTGTAATATATTGGTGCATTTTTTACTAAAATAAATCTATTATTCCACAAAACTTGCGAACATATTTGTCTATGTGTTTTGGGTTCGTATTCCATCACTTCTTCCCATGCAACTGAAACATCGTTGTAAAATGGGGGCATGTCGTTAAGATTTAACTGAGAGGTAGCGTAATTGCATCGGAACAACAGGAAGCCTCCCCATCTTGCAAACAAGTGCTCTTTTTCTTTTGATGGGTCCATTAGAAATCTTTTAATCCATATGGCTTTTAAGGCCTTGTTCATTATATTAAAATCAATCATTTTAAGTCCaccttgacatttttttccaatcagagttttcatttttacttttgGAGGTTTCTCTCGCCAGATATACTTGAAtatgtattatgatattatgatattatgatattatgaaattatgatattatgaatttGTGAtagtatgatattatgatagtatgatattatgatattgtgatatgatgaatttgtgatattatgatattatgatatgatgatattgtgatattatgatattatgacatcatgatattatgatattgtgatattatgatattatgatattataatattatgaatttgtgatattatgatatcacgatattatgatattatgatattatgatattatttgtgatattatgatatcatgatattatgatattatgatataatgatattatgatattatgaaattatgatattatgaatttgtgatattatgatattatgatagtatgatattatgatattgtgatatgaTGAATTTGtgatatgatgatatgatgatatgatgatattgtgatattatgatattatgatattatgatattatgatataatgatattatgatattatgatattaatataataatcataatattatgatattatgatattataatattatgaatttgtgatattatgatatcatgacatcatgatattatgatattgtgatattattatattatgatattatgatattatgatattatgatatcattatatcatgatattatgatattatgatattataatattatgaatttgtgatattatgatattatgatattatgatattatttgtgatattatgatatcatgatattatgatattatgatattgtgatattatgatataatgatattatgatattatgatattatttgtgatattatgatatcatgatattatgatattatgatattatgatattatgagattatgatatcatgatattatgatattatgatattatgatattatgatattatgatattatgaatttatgaatttatgaatttatgaatttatgatattatgatattatccGATTTCCTTTGACACCTTTGGCCTTTTACTTGACTGTTCATCAGCTTTTATGATAGGTATCTGGATATAAGACCACAAAATCATATAACAATGACATACGACCATAACCACAACATTCTTCCTGATatcttattcatttttttgataATGTAGCAATGATACATGATTTATTGTTCATATTTCGAAAGCTGTAGAAATCATATCTACAGCTTTCGATGAACAAATTATCCTTACAAAATGCCGTAAGGTTTGAGGATCACTTAAACGGTGCAATAAAACATGATTGCCTGAAAAAAGATATCCTACTTATGGTCTGTGTGTTCAATCATTGTTATGACCTTCGTTATCACTGAGATTCAAGAGATTATTCATATTTTTACGTAGTAGTAGTTATCATTAATCATATGCCGCAGCAACATATctatacacaatatatatacgGCATATCTACATGTCACAACAACGCTTTACATACGTACTGTATACAACAATGAAAGCTCAAAAGATAAAAGATTTTATCCAGCAATTTCCTTTCTAAAATTCTATGTTCATAGTTAAGAACATCTACTTTACAAGTATTATACAAAGGATAAATTGTCGTTGGATAGCATAGGAGCTCTAACTCTGTACCTCCAAGCGTCGTTAGTGTTAAGAATGTACTGTAATCCCTACATTATTAGTACATAGTATACGTTTGACATTTGGATCAATTTTATGTGTAACGTGTTGGACTAGCCTCCGTAACAGGCCCTCCtggccttttttggggcttaTTATACACTTTTTTCTGATGAcctctttttgtactgggtcgtttgtgcagccagtccgtaaccatGAGGCCCGTAAGTGTATCATAAGCCTAAACAAAGGctcagagagcctgctatggaggttaTGTTACACAGTCAAGAAGAAATCTTAGTCGTCTGAAATCAGCTCTCTGAACTCTGGAATGTCGTTATCGCAGAAGATGGTGTTCTCCATCACGACGTACTTGTCTCCCACGCAGAAGTTCTTATTGCAGGTGAAGCACTTAAAACAGTCCAGGTGAAACACCTGCAAGATGAAGAAACACGCGGAACTTCAATAGAGATGAAACATCGAAGTGTTACTAGgaggcaatctccaagcagacgtttggATCTTCAATGtttatgtgttacatgtataaagaacaaaaaatcgtcccccccccccgaaaggAAATTGATCTCATGAAGATAACGCCATTATCTTGTGGAAAACGCATAGCtataatcataatgatataacaatttacATAATCGGGCCTTTAGCTACCTTGTCGAGTGTATCTTGAGAAAAACCCATAACTATAATCATAAGAATATATATACCTTGTCAAGCGACCTCATCATCATTTCGTACGCCCGGATTCGCTTTCCGCATGCGCAACAGATTCCATCTTTCCCGAACAACCTGGAAAAAATCCAAAAGTCGTGTCTGATGGATAATGTGTACATAATCAGAATCCGTGAGAATAAAATAAAGCTTTGCGGTGAAGGGACTGTCAGGAACGAATGGAAATATGATATCTATGAAGTTCATCTTAAGATATGTTTTCAAAGTTACTATGACATAAGAAAcagacataacataacataacattatatAGTTTGCACCATTGAACTAGGATcaccttttcatttttttccttggAACATCAAAGCTAATTCACTGTTGTACAATCACACAATCTTATGGTACaatgaaataataataatggcaACGTTTGGTATGTAAAGCTCCATCTGTCGTGCATGTACCTTAGGTAGTCTCTCTTGCAGAGTTTCCTGCCATATTTGCTGTACAGATGTCTGCCCACCTCCCCCAGTCTGCACCCACACAGATCACAGGACAGGCAGTCTTCGTGCCAATACTCGTCCATCGCctgaaaaattacaaaagaGTGAACCACGGCAACAATTGTGGCAGTCATCTGCAAACGGTCTATTCAACAGAGTCTTGTGCTGTTGACACGGTTCAGAAGAGACACCTTACGGCTGGGCGAATTACTGCAGTATGACACCGGTGCTGTTTAACAGACCCTGGTGCGGTTGACACAGTTCAGAAGAGACGCCTTGCGGCTAGCTGAAATACTGCAGTATGTAACCAGTTTATGAGTTTAACTGTGTCGCCAGGTATACTTATGTTTCCAGAGTGTATTCGGCTCTCACTACCTTGCTAGAAATGTTCCAAATTCGGTGATTTACACTATTCACCCGGACGGGGGACCTGGCACATCCTCCATCCCCGTCTTGtttcagccaacgaaagggtatgtcaccccgcaactacctacctacctaagGGCGAGTCAtgatcaatccattgtacatactGCAATATTTCATTTAGCCACTGGGCGTCTCTTTTGTACCGTGACATGTGGCCATCATTCCATACTGGTATTGAATCTAAGTCACAAACagtaaacataattacaaacagTAAAGTATTGTAGTATTTTCGAATTAATTGTAAAATCATAACTATTTTTCTCCAGAATGAAGGCAG encodes the following:
- the LOC136442649 gene encoding rhombotin-2-like, whose protein sequence is MPVAGGETKERGDNEENLEETVNEVLDIHPTQLQCGGCSKSISDRYFLKAMDEYWHEDCLSCDLCGCRLGEVGRHLYSKYGRKLCKRDYLRLFGKDGICCACGKRIRAYEMMMRSLDKVFHLDCFKCFTCNKNFCVGDKYVVMENTIFCDNDIPEFRELISDD